The following proteins are encoded in a genomic region of Gossypium hirsutum isolate 1008001.06 chromosome D05, Gossypium_hirsutum_v2.1, whole genome shotgun sequence:
- the LOC107903578 gene encoding probable disease resistance protein At1g52660, producing MEYVEPVVGIANCLGTPVCKYLQYHRKMNDYVRNFKRMRDELNCKMEDIDLQLKAELLRPLGKIPKKGVENWLKDVKEMIREAQVVENKVRNGRYLCRACNGKLVDEKTREMKEFLDKAPNASEGLAMDGPSAGLPLPTSELVGEEAVRNEIWAYLMQEEVSKIGVWGMGGVGKTTIMKHIHNDLLKEQRFERVVWVTISKEFNIVKLQNDIASALNGKMPEEANKVRRAAILSEMLKRAGKHALILDDVWSEVSLEEIGIPKPSSSNGYKLVLTTRVEQVCKSMGCKVIKVKPLSEEEALILFLSEVGPNIVQNQTIMPTLKLVVKECAGLPLTIVVIAATLRGEDDPLIWKNTLGIERENRESERRGR from the coding sequence ATGGAGTACGTAGAGCCTGTTGTTGGCATTGCAAATTGTCTCGGAACTCCTGTTTGTAAATACTTGCAATATCACAGAAAGATGAACGATTATGTGAGAAACTTCAAGAGGATGAGAGATGAATTGAATTGCAAAATGGAAGACATAGATCTGCAATTGAAAGCAGAGCTTCTTCGTCCTCTGGGGAAGATACCAAAGAAGGGAGTTGAAAATTGGTTGAAAGATGTGAAAGAGATGATTAGGGAAGCACAAGTTGTTGAAAACAAAGTCAGGAACGGGAGATATCTCTGTCGTGCTTGCAACGGTAAGCTGGTTGATGAAAAGACTCGAgaaatgaaggaatttcttgataaagCTCCTAATGCCTCTGAAGGTCTTGCCATGGATGGTCCAAGTGCTGGGTTGCCACTGCCAACATCAGAACTAGTTGGAGAGGAAGCTGTCAGAAATGAGATTTGGGCATATTTGATGCAGGAGGAGGTGAGCAAGATTGGGGTTTGGGGGATGGGCGGTGTGGGTAAAACCACTATCATGAAGCACATCCACAATGATCTTTTGAAAGAACAACGATTTGAAAGGGTGGTTTGGGTTACTATATCAAAGGAGTTCAATATTGTGAAGTTACAAAATGATATTGCAAGTGCATTGAATGGAAAGATGCCCGAAGAAGCAAACAAGGTCAGACGAGCAGCAATCTTGTCCGAAATGCTGAAGAGAGCAGGAAAACATGCTCTAATCCTAGATGATGTGTGGAGTGAAGTCTCGTTGGAAGAAATTGGGATCCCTAAGCCAAGTAGCAGCAATGGGTACAAGTTGGTGTTGACAACCCGTGTGGAGCAAGTTTGTAAGTCTATGGGCTGTAAGGTGATAAAAGTGAAGCCCCTTTCAGAAGAAGAGGCATTAATACTATTCTTGAGTGAAGTTGGACCTAACATAGTGCAAAATCAAACTATAATGCCTACTCTAAAGCTTGTTGTCAAGGAATGTGCGGGTCTACCCCTTACAATTGTCGTCATAGCTGCTACATTGAGAGGAGAAGATGACCCTCTTATTTGGAAAAACACACTCGGAATTGAAAGAGAGAatagggaaagtgaaagaagggGAAGATAA
- the LOC107903577 gene encoding probable protein phosphatase 2C 39 produces the protein MACFSSSLQQKVQEKVGLNPSHNAESGKGKSKMSKNITHGYHLVKGKANHPMEDYVFAEFKQVNGSELGLFAIFDGHLSHVIPEYLKANLFNNILNEPDFWSEPENAIRKAYRLTDTNILEQGIDLGKGGSTAVTAILINCQKLVIVEIIANVGDSRAVISKNGVAKQLSVDHEPASERESIENRGGFVSNFPGDVACVDGQLAVARAFGDKILKKHLTSEPDVSTETIDDDTDLIILASDGLWKVMSNQEAVDAIKGIKDARSAAKHLTEDDISIIVVKF, from the exons ATGGCATGTTTTTCTTCATCACTGCAGCAGAAAGTTCAAGAAAAAGTTGGCTTAAACCCTTCTCATAATGCTGAATCTGGAAAAGGGAAGAGTAAGATGTCGAAGAATATAACGCATGGTTATCATTTAGTGAAGGGGAAAGCGAATCATCCAATGGAGGACTATGTTTTCGCGGAGTTTAAGCAAGTCAATGGCAGTGAGCTCGGTTTATTTGCCATATTCGATGGCCATTTGAGCCATGTTATTCCCGAATATTTGAAGGCGAACTTGTTTAACAATATCTTGAATGAA CCCGACTTTTGGTCGGAACCAGAGAATGCGATTAGGAAAGCGTATCGTTTAACGGATACAAATATATTGGAACAAGGCATTGATTTGGGCAAAGGGGGTTCAACGGCAGTGACAGCAATATTGATCAACTGCCAGAAGCTGGTAATTGTTGAga tAATAGCAAATGTTGGCGATTCCCGGGCTGTGATTTCTAAGAACGGTGTGGCTAAGCAGCTTTCAGTTGATCATGAGCCCGCTTCTGAAAGGGAGAGCATTGAAAATAGAGGTGGTTTTGTTTCGAACTTTCCAG GGGATGTCGCGTGTGTTGACGGCCAGCTTGCGGTGGCGAGAGCATTTGGTGACAAGATTTTAAAGAAACATCTTACTTCGGAGCCAGATGTGAGCACTGAAACAATCGACGATGATACTGACCTCATAATATTGGCTAGTGATGGTTTATGGAAG GTAATGTCAAACCAAGAAGCTGTCGATGCTATCAAAGGCATTAAGGATGCTCGATCTGCTGCAAAGCACCTAACTGAGGATGACATTTCCATCATTGTTGTGAAATTTTAG